In the Streptomyces sp. NBC_00193 genome, CGGTGTCCGGAGCCGCGCAGTTCGTCGCCGTCGGCGCCAGGTGCGGGCTGCGCCCGGTGATCTCGGCCAGCGGGGCGTACTGGAGTTGGGTCAGCCCGGCGCCGTACTCGGCATCCGGAAGGCTGTGCTGGTTTACGAAGAAGAGGTTCCACAGTCCTTGGCGGCGCGCCTCGGCCTTCAACTCGCCGATCACGGCCGGGGTGTCCCAGGGCGAGGCCAGCCGCGCGCGCTGCTCGGCGGCGACGGCTTCGGCCGGGTGGACGTACTCGTCCATGAACGCGAGGAGCCGTCCGCGGAGTTCCTCGGTACGGGCGTCGAATGCGAAGTCCATCGGGGGTTCCTCAGCCTTCGTGCGGTTGCCGGAGTGTGGTCAGACCGTGCTCGATGAAAACCGGGACCAGCTCGCCGATCCGGTCGAAGCCCGCGCCGACGGTCTGCCCGAGCGTGAAGCGGTAGTGGATGCCTTCGAGGATCACCGCGAGCTTGAACCAGGCGAAGGCCGTGTACCAGGCGACCTGCGAGACGTCCCGGCCCGAGCGGGCCGCGTACCGCTCGATCAGCTCGGCGGGAGCCGGGTGGCCGGGGGCCGCGCTGGTCGTGCTGACCGGGGAGTCGGTCAGCCCCAGGTCGGAGCTGTACATCACCAGCAGCCCGAGGTCCGTCAGCGGATCGCCGAGCGTGGACATCTCCCAGTCCAGCACCGCCCGGATCTCGTCGGCGCCGGAGGTGGTTCCGCCGATCAGCACGTTGTCCAGCCGGAAGTCCCCGTGCACCACCGTGGGCGCCGGGGAGTCGGGCAGGGCGCGCCCGAGCGCACCGTGCAGCTCGTCGATCCCGGCGAGCTCCCGCCCCCGGGACGCCGCGAGCTGCTTGCCCCAGCGGCGCAGCTGCCGGTCCAGGAAGCCCTCGGGCCGCCCGAAATCGCCCAGGCCCACCGCCTCCGGGTCCACGGCGTGCAGGTCGACCAGGGTGTCCACCAGGCCCAGCACCGCCCGCCGGGTCCGCTCGGGGCCGAGCGCGGCGAGCTCGCCGGCCGTCCGGAACGGCACCCCGTCCACGTACTCCATCACGTAGAACGGCGCGCCCAGCACGGCCTCGTCCTCGCACAGCAGCAGCGGCTCGGGCACCGGCACCGCGGTGCCGTGCAGCGCCGCGATGACCCGGTGCTCGCGCCGCATGTCGTGCGCGGTGGCCAGTACGTGCCCCAGCGGCGGCCGGCGCACCACCCACCGGGAGCTCCCGTCGCCCACCTCGTACGTGAGGTTCGAGCGGCCGCCTTCGATCAGCCGGCCGGTCAGCGGCCCGGCCACGAGGCCCGGCAGCGCCCGGTCGAGATGACCGCGCAGCCGCTCCAGATCGAGGCCCCGCGGGCCGGAGGGGGCCGCGGAAGGAGCCGCGGTGCGATCCGGTGCGGGGGCCGGGTCCGGGGCTGAGGTCATGGTGCGCGCCTCCGTACGGGGTTGACGACGACGGAACGATCGCGACCCATGATGCCGACCAGTCGGTATGCCGTCCAGTGCCCGAGCCGAAGCGGCCTCCGTCCCCGCCCCCTCCGGCCCGTCCTCCCGGCCCTGCCGACGCGTCCTCCCGGCCCGTCCGGTCAGGCGTGGCAGAGGATCGGCGTCCCGCCGTTCATCACCGTCATGTCCTGCAGCACCGCCAGGATGTCCAGCGGGACCCCCTCGGGCTCACCGGCCAGCTCCGCGTACGCCCGGTGCAGGTTGGACACCAGCCGCTCGCTCTCCCGCCAGCCGGCGAACTCCCCGAGATCGGCCTGCCGGGCCGTCTCCAGCGGGGTCAGCCCCTTCGCGCGGCCCTCCCGGGCCAGCTCGGCCACGTACCGCAGATAGCGCTCGGTGGCCTCGTACGCCCCGGGATCCGTCAGCGGGCCGTGGCCCGGTACGACCGTCTCCGCGCCCAGCGAGCGCAACAGCTCCAGCGCCCGCAGCGAACCGGCCAGCGAGCCCATGGCCAGGAACGGCGTGCCCTCCGCGAAGACCAGGTCGCCGGTGAAGACGACCTGCTGCTCGGGCAGCCAGACGATGGAATCGCCCGTGGTGTGTGCGACGCCCGGGTGGATGACCCGTACCTCGGTCTCCCCGACGTACAGCGTCATCCGGTCGCCGTACGTCAGGTCGGGCGCGGTGATGTCCAGCGAGCCGAAGTCGGTCGCCGGCCAGATCAGCTCCAGCTGGCGCCCGGCGGCGAGCTGCTCGGAACGCGCGTTCTCGTGCCCCAGGACCAGTGCCTCCGGGGCGAACACGCCGTTGCCGTAGGTGTGGTCGCCGTGGTGGTGGGTGTTGACCACCGTGCGGGGGAGCGGCGCCCCCGCGGCCAGCACCGCCGCGCGCAGGGCCAGCGCCCGCCGCTCGGTGGCCGCCGTGTCGACGAGCAGCGTCCGGCCGCCGCCGGTCACGAAACCGGCGTTGTTGAGGCACCAGCCGCCGTCCGGCTGCACGTAGGCGTAGACCCCGGGCGCGGGCTGGACGACGTAGGGCTCTTCGGCGGGCATCTGCGCTCTCCCCGGGTTGCTGTGACGGGCGCCTGGCATCCTGCCAGTCACGGCGGCCCGGGGGGAGGGGGAGTCCGGACGTCAGTGGTCGTCGTAGTGGCCGTCGTGCTCCGCGTGCCGGTGCCCGTCGTGCAGGTAGTCGACGTGGTCCCCGTGCCGGACCGAGCCGTGACCGCAGTCCGCGCCGTGGGCGTGCTCGTGCGCGGTGTGCGGGGCGTGCCCGGAGGGCTCGCATTCGTCCCAGTGTCCGGAGTGCTCGCGGTGCAGATGGCCGTCGTGCGCGTAGTCGACGTGGTCGCCGTGCTCGACCGCCTGGTGTCCGCAGTCGGGCCCGTGGGCGTGGGCGTGCTCCTGCGCGGGGTGTTCCTGGTGCAGAGTCGTCATGACGCCGACGCTAGTGCGGAACAACCGGGTTCGCCCCTTGTGTCCGCTACGCGCCGGAGTGGCATCACAAGGCGGACCATCGGTTCGTCGGCTCACACGATGAGCGCCATCGCGAACACGGCCAGGCCCACCGTGCACGCCGTCGCGGCCAGCGCCGCACCCACGGCGAGCCCGGCCGGCCGCGCCGCCGCCAGCTCCCGCACCCGCCGGTGCGCCACCCCCATGAAGGCCAGCAAGAGCAGCGCGATCACCGCGCACCCGGCGACCGCCACCAGGGAGCCGGACCCGTGCAGGGCCTGGCGCAGCGCCAGTACGGCCACCACCGCGCAGGACAGCGTCGTACGCCGCCACGCGAGCCGGGTCCGCTCGGGCTGCAGCCCCGCGTCACGCCCGCCAGGGCCTGTCGCCACACTCCCGTCTGCCTCGCGACGCCTGGCACGGGCTCTCGCCGCACCGGACGGAAGCCAAGTACGTCCAGTACGCCGACTTCCGCCCGGCACGCCGAGAGCACGCACCAGACGCCGCGAGGCCGCCCTTCGGGCCACGACGGGAGTGTGGCGACAGGCCCTGGGCCCCTCGCGGTCGGCGGCGTCGGCCGAGGCGCTCACCGCCCCTTCGTCCAGCCGAGCAGGACGACCACCACCATCGCCACCGCGACCAGCCCGACCCCCAGGCTCAGCACCACCGGGAACCGGGACATCGGCAGGTCCTCGCCGCGCCGCATGGCCCGCTCGCACCGCACCCAGTGGTTCACCGCGCGCAGGGAGCAGGCCGCGCCCACCGCGAGCAGCGCGAAGGCCATCGCCACGCGCACCGCCCACCGCAGGTCGGGCAGGAACTGGTCCACGGCGAACCCGCCGCCGATCAGGGCCAGGGCGGTCCTGATCCAGGCCAGGAAGGTCCGCTCGTTGGCCAGCGAGAAGCGGTAGTCGGGGGTCTCGCCCTCGTCCCTCACCCGAGCCGGCGCGAACCACAGCCGCACGTCCTTGACGAAGTCGATCACCCGCCCAATCTACTGGCGCCCCGCCCCCACGGCGCCCGGAGCCGCCCCGCCCCGCAACCCCGAGCCGACCTACCCCCGCCCCGAGAGGAACTCCCGCAGCCTGCGGTACGCCTCCAGCCCGTCCGGCACCCACGGCCAGGAGCCGTCCGCGACCCGCCGCGCCACCTCCTCCTCGGAGAGCCACGCGTGCCAGGCCACCTCCGAGGCCTGCGGCCGGACCGGCAGCTCGCAGCGGACCTCGTGCACGTAGCTCCACCAGGAACCGCCCGGGCCCTCGTACAAGAACTTGAACAGCGGCTCGGGCTGGGGCAGCCCGAGCCCCGCCACCCCCAGCTCCTCCTCCGCCTCCCGCAGGGCCGCCTGCGCGTAGCTCTCGCCGGCGCCGACCACCCCGCCCACGAACATGTCGTAGAACGAGGGGAAGACCAGCTTCGAATCCGTCCGCCGGTGCGTGAAGATCCGCCCCTCCCCGTCCCGCGCCAGCACGAACGCGCAGCGGTGGATCAGCCCGGCCGCGTACACCTCGCCCCGCGGCGCGCGCCCCGTCACCCGGTCCTCCCGGTCCACCACGTCCAGTACCTCGTCGGCCGCGCTCATGCCGTGATCCCTCCGCTCCTGTTGACTGGTTACCGCTCCGTAGCAAAGGATCGCCCCACCATCGACGGAGGACGGGTTCCACATGACGTACGACGCAGACGTGATCGTGATCGGGGCCGGGCTCGCGGGCCTCGTGGCCACCGCCGAGCTCGTCGACGCCGGCCGCAAGGTCATCCTGCTCGACCAGGAGCCCGAACAGTCCATGGGCGGCCAGGCCCACTGGTCCTTCGGCGGCCTGTTCTTCGTCGACTCGCCCGAACAGCGCCGCATGCGGATCAAGGACACCCGCGAGCTGGCCCTCCAGGACTGGTCCGGCACCGCCGGCTTCGACCGCGAGGAGGACGCCTGGCCGCGCCGCTGGGCCGAGGCCTACGTGGACTTCGCGGCCGGCGAGAAGCGCCCCTGGCTGCACGCCCAGGGCGTCCGCTTCTTCCCCGTCGTCGGCTGGGCGGAGCGCGGCGGCTACGACGCGAACGGCCACGGCAACTCCGTCCCCCGCTTCCACATCACCTGGGGCACCGGCCCCGGCCTCGTGGAGCCCTTCGAGCGCCGGGTACGGGCCGGGGTGGCCCGCGGGCTGGTCCAGCTGAAGTTCCGCCACCGGGTCACCGGGCTCTCCCGTACCGCGGGCACCCTCGACACCGTGACCGGCGAGGTCCTGGCCCCCTCCGACGCCGTGCGCGGCACCGCGAGCGGCCGCGAGGCCACCGGGGAGTTCTCCCTGCGCGCCCAGGCCGTGATCGTGACCAGCGGCGGCATCGGCGGCAACCACGACCTCGTACGGGCCCAGTGGCCCGCCCGCCTGGGCACCCCGCCCGCGCGGATGCTCTCCGGGGTCCCGGCCCACGTGGACGGCCTGATGCTCGGCATCGCGGAAGGGGCGGGCGCCAGCCACATCAACAAGGACCGGATGTGGCACTACACCGAGGGCATCGAGAACTGGAACCCGATCTGGTCCAAGCACGGCATCCGGATCCTGCCCGGCCCGTCCTCGCTCTGGCTGGACGCCACCGGCAAGCGGCTGCCCGTGCCGCTGTTCCCCGGCTTCGACACCCTCGGCACGCTCGACCACATCATGAAGACCGGGCACGACCACACGTGGTTCGTCCTCAACCAGCGCATCATCGGCAAGGAGTTCGGGCTCTCCGGGTCCGAGCAGAACCCGGACCTGACGGGCAAGTCGGTCCGCGGGGTCATCGACCGGGCGCGCCAGGCCGTCCCCGGGCCGGTGAAGGCCTTCATGGACAACGGCGCCGACTTCGTGGTGGAAAAGGACCTCTCGGCCCTCGTGCGCGGCATGAACGCGATCACCAAGGACGGACTCCTCGACGAGGAGACGGTCCGCCGCGAGATCGTGTCCCGCGACCGGGAGATCGCCAACCCCTTCACCAAGGACCTCCAGGTCACGGCCATCCACGGCGCCCGCAAGTACCTCGGCGACAAGCTGATCCGCACCGCCGCCCCGCACCGGATCCTGGACCCCGCGGCCGGCCCGCTGATCGCCGTCCGGCTCTCGATCCTGACCCGCAAGTCCCTCGGCGGCCTGGAGACCGACCTCTCCTCCCGCGTCCTGACCGCCACGGGAGAACCCCTCCCCGGCCTCTACGCGGCGGGCGAGGCCGCCGGCTTCGGCGGCGGCGGCGTCCACGGCTACCGGGCCCTGGAGGGCACCTTCCTCGGCGGCTGCATCTTCTCGGGCCGCGCCGCCGGCCGCGCAGCGGCCGAGGCCGTCTCCTGAGCCGGAGGACCCGCCCCCAGGACTCTTCCTAGGGCAGGCGGGTCACCAGGCGGAACCGTTCCGCCACGACCGGGGTGTCGTCGTCGACCGTGAAGTGCGGGTCGCCGACGGCCTCCCGCATCTGCGGGCCGTGCCAGAACTCCTCGTGGCCCGAACGCCATTCGGCCACTGACGTGAAACCCTCGCCCTCGTCCAGCGCGTGCCGCAGGTCCACGTCCGCCAGCCGCAGGACCCGTACGTCCGTCACCTCCAGGACACCCACCGGACGCCCGGCGGAGTCCACGATCACCATCCGCTCGCCCGCCACGGGCAGCGGGTCCCCCGCCGCCTCGTAATCGGCCAGGACGCCCGTGGTCGTGGTCTTGGCGCCGCTCAGGACGGCCGCCACCAGCCTGTCGCGCAGCGGGCCGGGGAAGGCGAACTCGATGGGCGGGAGGTCTGCGTAGGCCGTCATGGAACCCAGCCTACGGTCCTGCGCGCGGCCCGGCCCGGACCGGGACGCCTCCCGCCGGAAACATGCCGCGAACCGCCACAAGCGCGCCAACTCGGCCACTCGAAAGACCAGTTGAAACGAGCCACCCGGTGGACTGGACCTTGACGCGGAGCTGTGCGTACCGCTTTGCTGTGCGTGATCTTCCAGCCACACCGCCCAACCGCCCGCGTCCTGGAGGGAAACCCGCGGATGTCGCCCCCTCCGCCGCCCCTCGGCCGCGCCCGCAAGCGGGACGCCCAGCTCTTCGACCCCGCCCTCTGCGACACGGAACTCGTCGACGTGCGCGCGCAGTTCACCCAGGGCCGCTGGGCCAAGGCCCGCTCCCTCCTCGTCGCCACGGGCGACGACTGGGACCGCCGGGGGCACCGTCTCGTGGTCCTCGCCGAGACCCCGGCCGCCACCGCATGGGCGCGCGAATGGCTCCTCGCCGAACCGGAGAGCGCCGACGCCGTCACCCTCCTCGCCTGCGCGGCCGTCTTCGGCGCCCTGCGCCGCAAGGGCACCCCCGAGGCGGCCGACGAGGCCTGCCGCCGCGCCGCGGCTCTGCTCCCGGCCGACCCCACCCCCTGGCTCGGCCTGCTGCTCCTCACCCGCGCCTTCGGCACCGAGGAGGAGTTCAGCCGCCACTTCGACCAGGTCCGGGCCCGCCACCGCGAACACCACCACGCCCACCACCTGATGGTCTCCCGGCTGGCCGAACGGGCCCCGGCCGCCGGCAGCGACCCGCTCCACGAGGTCTACGACTTCGCCGCCTGGGCCGCCGAGGAGTCCCCGGCCGACTCCCCGCTCGCCGTCCTCCCCGTCATCGCCCACGCCGAGCGCTACCGCGTCCTCGCCGCCGGCCAGGGCCACGGCCCGGACGCCGGGGCGGAGCACTGGTCCGGCCGCCGCGCCCGCCAGGTGCTGCGCTCCGCCTTCGACTGGTGGCTGGAGTGGGAGCGCGAGGACCACCCCCGCAACCGGGTGGACCTCAACTTCCTCGCCCACGCCAAACTCTGCGAGGGCCGCCCCGCCGAGGCCGCCGCCCTCTTCCAGCGCATCGGCAGCCACGCCACCCAGGCCCCCTGGTCCTACCCGGACCGCGACCCGCACAAGGCCTTCCTCGCCGCACGCAGCGCCGCGCTCGGCACCGCCTGACCTCAGCCCGGCCCGTACCGCCCAGCACGAAGAGCTCCAGCCGGAACCACCCCGCACGCACCGCTCAGCAAGTGCCGCTCAGTCCCCACCTGAAAGGACACCCCCGCCATGCCGACGGGCAGATCCACCACGCTCACCGACCCGGCCGGCCAGGCCGAGATCCGTACGTACAAGGGCCAGGACCGCGCCCTGCGCGCCGACCGCCTCGGCACCGCGGGCTTGCTGCTGTCCGTGCTCGCCGCGAGCGCGCCCCTGATGGTCGTCGCGGGCGTCATGCCCACCACCTTCGGGGTCATGGGCATCGTCGGGCAGCCCCTGCTGTTCGTGATCCTCGGCGCCGTCCTCGCGCTCTTCAGCGTCGGCTACGCCGAGATGAGCCGGCACGTCCACAACGCCGGTGCCTTCTACGCCTACATCGCGCGCGGACTCGGCCCCACCGCGGGCGCCGGCGCCTCGTTCGTCGCCCTCGTCGCCTACAGCGCCATGCAGGTCGGCGTCTACGGCATCCTCGGCTTCGAGATCTCCGGCCTCTTCGCCACCTACCTCGACACCGAACTCGCCTGGTGGATACCGGCGCTGGCCGCCGTCGCCCTCACCGGCGCGCTCGGCTGGCTGAAGATCGACCTCAACGCCAAGGTCCTCGGCGTCCTCCTGCTCATCGAGGTGCTCCTCGTCGTCGTCTTCGACGTCGCCGCCCTCGGCAAGCCCGGCCCCGAAGGCCTCTCGCTGCACGCCTTCAACCCCGAGACCCTCACCGGCGCGGGCCTCGGCACCGCCCTGTGCTTCTGCATCGCCGCCTTCGTCGGCTTCGAGCAGTCCCCGGTGTACGCCGAGGAGACCAGCAAGCCGCACATCGTCGTCTCCCGGGTGATGTTCCTCGCCGTCGGCTTCGTCGCCCTCTTCTTCGCCCTCAGCGCCTGGGCCCTCTCCGTCGCCACCGGCCCCGGCGAGGTGGTCAAGGCCTCCGCCGAAGCCGGCCCCGGCCTGCTCTTCCAGCTCACCGAGAGCCGGCTGGGCACCACCTTCACCGACGTCCTGCACGTCCTGTTCGTGACCGGCATGTTCGCGGCGATGCTCAGCTTCCACAACGTCGTCGCCCGCTACGCCTTCGCCATGGGCCGCGAGGGCCTGCTCCCGGCAGCCTTCGGCCGCACCAACAAGGGCACCGGCGCCCCCGCCACCGGCTCGCTCCTGCAGACCGTGATCTCCGTCGTGGTCGTCCTGGCCTTCGCGTTCACCGACGACGCGCCGGCCGGCGACCCCACCGTGCCCGTCCTGCACCTGTTCACCTGGATGGGCAGCGTCGGCGCCCTCGGCGTGACCCTCCTCATGGCCGCCGCCTCCTTCGCGGTCATCGCCTTCTTCGTCCGCCGCGGCACCGCCGGCGCCCAGCTCTGGCGGCTCGGCGCGGCGGGCCTCGCCGGCCTCGCGCTGCTCGCCATCGCCGTCTACACGGTCAAGGACTTCGGCGTCCTGGTCGGCGCCCAGGAGGGCTCCGCGCTGAGCTGGGCCCTGCCCGGCATCATCGCCGCCGCCGCCCTCGTGGGCCTGGCGTACGGCCTCTTCCTGCGCTCCGGCCGCCCCGCGGTGCACGCCCGCATCGGCCTGGGGAACGAGGCCTTCCGCCTCGACCAGGCGGCGGAATCGGCCGAGGCCGGGATCCCGGCCCCGCGCGCCTGACCCGTAGCTGACGTACGAAGAGGGGCCCCGCCACGGCGGGGCCCCTCTTCGTACGTCAGCTACGGGTCAGGCCTTCTTGACCACGCTGGACTTCAGCTGCATGGCACCGAAGCCGTCGATCTTGCAGTCGATGTCGTGCCCGTCGACCCCGTCGATGAGCCGGATGTTGCGCACCTTGGTACCGGCCTTGATCCCCGAGGGGCTGCCCTTGACCTTGAGCGCCTTGACGACGGTCACGGTGTCGCCGTCGCTCAGCACGTTCCCGACGGCGTCCTTCACGACCTGCTCCCCGGCGTCCGCGCCGCCCTCGGCGCCGCCCTCGGCGGGCACCCACTCGTGACCGCACTCGGGGCACACCACGAGCGCGTTCATCTCGTAGGTGTACTCGCAGGAACATTTCGGGCAAGGGGGAAGATTCTCGTTCACCCGGACAGAATATCCCGAACCACCCACCGGGATCCTCTGCGCCGAATCTGCCGCCCAACGCAGAAAACCCCACGTGAAGTGGGGTTTTCGCTTGGTGTCCGAGGGGGGACTTGAACCCCCACGCCCGATAAAGGGCACTAGCACCTCAAGCTAGCGCGTCTGCCATTCCGCCACCCGGACAAGGTGT is a window encoding:
- a CDS encoding phosphotransferase family protein, whose product is MTSAPDPAPAPDRTAAPSAAPSGPRGLDLERLRGHLDRALPGLVAGPLTGRLIEGGRSNLTYEVGDGSSRWVVRRPPLGHVLATAHDMRREHRVIAALHGTAVPVPEPLLLCEDEAVLGAPFYVMEYVDGVPFRTAGELAALGPERTRRAVLGLVDTLVDLHAVDPEAVGLGDFGRPEGFLDRQLRRWGKQLAASRGRELAGIDELHGALGRALPDSPAPTVVHGDFRLDNVLIGGTTSGADEIRAVLDWEMSTLGDPLTDLGLLVMYSSDLGLTDSPVSTTSAAPGHPAPAELIERYAARSGRDVSQVAWYTAFAWFKLAVILEGIHYRFTLGQTVGAGFDRIGELVPVFIEHGLTTLRQPHEG
- a CDS encoding MBL fold metallo-hydrolase, with the translated sequence MPAEEPYVVQPAPGVYAYVQPDGGWCLNNAGFVTGGGRTLLVDTAATERRALALRAAVLAAGAPLPRTVVNTHHHGDHTYGNGVFAPEALVLGHENARSEQLAAGRQLELIWPATDFGSLDITAPDLTYGDRMTLYVGETEVRVIHPGVAHTTGDSIVWLPEQQVVFTGDLVFAEGTPFLAMGSLAGSLRALELLRSLGAETVVPGHGPLTDPGAYEATERYLRYVAELAREGRAKGLTPLETARQADLGEFAGWRESERLVSNLHRAYAELAGEPEGVPLDILAVLQDMTVMNGGTPILCHA
- a CDS encoding DUF202 domain-containing protein encodes the protein MATGPGGRDAGLQPERTRLAWRRTTLSCAVVAVLALRQALHGSGSLVAVAGCAVIALLLLAFMGVAHRRVRELAAARPAGLAVGAALAATACTVGLAVFAMALIV
- a CDS encoding YidH family protein; this encodes MIDFVKDVRLWFAPARVRDEGETPDYRFSLANERTFLAWIRTALALIGGGFAVDQFLPDLRWAVRVAMAFALLAVGAACSLRAVNHWVRCERAMRRGEDLPMSRFPVVLSLGVGLVAVAMVVVVLLGWTKGR
- a CDS encoding NUDIX hydrolase, producing the protein MSAADEVLDVVDREDRVTGRAPRGEVYAAGLIHRCAFVLARDGEGRIFTHRRTDSKLVFPSFYDMFVGGVVGAGESYAQAALREAEEELGVAGLGLPQPEPLFKFLYEGPGGSWWSYVHEVRCELPVRPQASEVAWHAWLSEEEVARRVADGSWPWVPDGLEAYRRLREFLSGRG
- a CDS encoding FAD-binding dehydrogenase is translated as MTYDADVIVIGAGLAGLVATAELVDAGRKVILLDQEPEQSMGGQAHWSFGGLFFVDSPEQRRMRIKDTRELALQDWSGTAGFDREEDAWPRRWAEAYVDFAAGEKRPWLHAQGVRFFPVVGWAERGGYDANGHGNSVPRFHITWGTGPGLVEPFERRVRAGVARGLVQLKFRHRVTGLSRTAGTLDTVTGEVLAPSDAVRGTASGREATGEFSLRAQAVIVTSGGIGGNHDLVRAQWPARLGTPPARMLSGVPAHVDGLMLGIAEGAGASHINKDRMWHYTEGIENWNPIWSKHGIRILPGPSSLWLDATGKRLPVPLFPGFDTLGTLDHIMKTGHDHTWFVLNQRIIGKEFGLSGSEQNPDLTGKSVRGVIDRARQAVPGPVKAFMDNGADFVVEKDLSALVRGMNAITKDGLLDEETVRREIVSRDREIANPFTKDLQVTAIHGARKYLGDKLIRTAAPHRILDPAAGPLIAVRLSILTRKSLGGLETDLSSRVLTATGEPLPGLYAAGEAAGFGGGGVHGYRALEGTFLGGCIFSGRAAGRAAAEAVS
- a CDS encoding ASCH domain-containing protein is translated as MTAYADLPPIEFAFPGPLRDRLVAAVLSGAKTTTTGVLADYEAAGDPLPVAGERMVIVDSAGRPVGVLEVTDVRVLRLADVDLRHALDEGEGFTSVAEWRSGHEEFWHGPQMREAVGDPHFTVDDDTPVVAERFRLVTRLP
- a CDS encoding APC family permease, which produces MPTGRSTTLTDPAGQAEIRTYKGQDRALRADRLGTAGLLLSVLAASAPLMVVAGVMPTTFGVMGIVGQPLLFVILGAVLALFSVGYAEMSRHVHNAGAFYAYIARGLGPTAGAGASFVALVAYSAMQVGVYGILGFEISGLFATYLDTELAWWIPALAAVALTGALGWLKIDLNAKVLGVLLLIEVLLVVVFDVAALGKPGPEGLSLHAFNPETLTGAGLGTALCFCIAAFVGFEQSPVYAEETSKPHIVVSRVMFLAVGFVALFFALSAWALSVATGPGEVVKASAEAGPGLLFQLTESRLGTTFTDVLHVLFVTGMFAAMLSFHNVVARYAFAMGREGLLPAAFGRTNKGTGAPATGSLLQTVISVVVVLAFAFTDDAPAGDPTVPVLHLFTWMGSVGALGVTLLMAAASFAVIAFFVRRGTAGAQLWRLGAAGLAGLALLAIAVYTVKDFGVLVGAQEGSALSWALPGIIAAAALVGLAYGLFLRSGRPAVHARIGLGNEAFRLDQAAESAEAGIPAPRA
- a CDS encoding zinc ribbon domain-containing protein YjdM, with the protein product MNENLPPCPKCSCEYTYEMNALVVCPECGHEWVPAEGGAEGGADAGEQVVKDAVGNVLSDGDTVTVVKALKVKGSPSGIKAGTKVRNIRLIDGVDGHDIDCKIDGFGAMQLKSSVVKKA